A genomic segment from Sparus aurata chromosome 20, fSpaAur1.1, whole genome shotgun sequence encodes:
- the kctd2 gene encoding BTB/POZ domain-containing protein KCTD2 — MAELHVVEPSGTGTIEQPEHRDVRGSVRLASPTLMVPPRSSQLSPGGVSSGSGGRSVFGFPVKSNPSSPSEPVDKPGSRWVRLNVGGTYFITTKQTLCRDPKSFLFRLCQEDPDLDSDKDETGAYLIDRDPTYFGPILNYLRHGKLIMDKNLAEEGVLEEAEFYNIASLVRLVKERIRDNENRTSQGPVKHVYRVLQCQEEELTQMVSTMSDGWKFEQLISIGSSYNYGNEDQAEFLCVVSRELNNSTNGIVIEPTEKAKILQERGSRM, encoded by the exons ATGGCTGAACTGCATGTTGTGGAACCGAGCGGTACTGGCACCATAGAGCAGCCCGAGCACCGCGACGTCCGGGGCTCCGTGCGCCTGGCTTCGCCCACTCTCATGGTTCCGCCGCGGAGCAGCCAGCTCAGTCCCGGCGGGGTGTCGAGCGGCAGCGGCGGACGCTCGGTGTTCGGGTTCCCGGTGAAGAGCAACCCGAGCTCCCCGTCCGAACCGGTGGACAAGCCGGGCTCGCGCTGGGTTCGACTCAACGTCGGTGGGACCTACTTCATCACGACCAAACAGACGCTGTGTAGGGACCCAAAATCGTTCCTGTTCCGCCTGTGTCAAGAGGACCCGGACCTGGACTCTGACAAA GACGAGACAGGAGCCTACCTGATCGACAGGGACCCCACATACTTCGGCCCCATCCTGAATTACCTGCGGCACGGAAAGCTGATCATGGATAAAAATCTGGCTGAGGAAG GTGTTCTCGAGGAAGCCGAGTTCTACAACATCGCGTCTCTGGTGCGGCTGGTTAAAGAAAGGATACGGGACAACGAGAACCGGACATCTCAG GGCCCCGTGAAGCATGTGTACCGGGTACTACAGTGCCAAGAGGAGGAACTCACACAGATGGTCTCAACCATGTCGGACGGTTGGAAGTTTGAGCAG CTCATTAGTATCGGCTCCTCTTATAACTACGGCAACGAGGACCAGGCGGAGTTTCTATGTGTAGTTTCCCGGGAACTCAACAACTCCACCAACGGCATCGTCATCGAGCCCACTGAGAAGGCCAAG ATCCTTCAAGAGCGAGGCTCGCGGATGTGA
- the slc16a5a gene encoding monocarboxylate transporter 6 gives MTQRNGFRGTSERCLHSQASVVCEQDNGMEQEKGAEANDCESEEGGSGQARAVTGPVAAPDGGWGWVVLVATILVLALTLAFPSCVGIFYTDLQNDFHASNSETSWVPSIMTSVLHAGGPFCSVLVERLGCRATVMLGGVLSGLGMAASSFTQSISQLYVTAGVVTGLGFCFSFQPAVTILGHYFVRRRAFANAMSSTGTALGLCTLPFLGNYLHTELGWRGSFLVLGAVLLNCCVCGAVMRPLQPAKHRGQPLMNHGPLPPEEEKVKKQKGLLRTIWSYLVASMSKHMAFDQFCNNSRYCVYTLGITWMMLGFVVPLVYLVPYATANNMEQSRAALLLSILGIVNILVRPPMGIIFNMPWFKGRHIYVFAMALLVNGFSNSICCIGPSFKVLLIYVIVYGLSMSVVGSLMFTVLMDTVEMSRFPSALGLLAIMESITLLIGPPLAGVLVDRTGQYYHVFFACSAVVASAAVFLMASFFWLDKRDRKSLMQGQPSAPPEPARPVDIVPGCQYSSVPTEGDKDKASANGAEYITSL, from the exons ATGACTCAGAGGAATGGATTCAGAGGGACGAGCGAGCGCTGCCTCCACTCGCAGGCCTCTGTGGTTTGTGAGCAGGACAACGGCATGGAGCAGGAGAAAGGTGCGGAGGCCAACGACTGCGAGTCTGAGGAGGGCGGATCGGGACAAGCCAGGGCCGTGACGGGACCAGTCGCAGCTCCTGATGGAGGTTGGGGCTGGGTGGTGCTGGTTGCCACGATCTTGGTCCTGGCTCTGACCCTGGCGTTCCCCTCCTGTGTGGGAATCTTCTACACCGACCTGCAGAATGACTTCCACGCCTCCAACAGCGAAACCTCCTGGGTGCCCTCCATCATGACGTCAGTGCTTCATGCAGGAG GTCCCTTTTGTAGCGTGCTGGTGGAGAGACTTGGTTGCCGGGCGACGGTCATGTTGGGCGGAGTCCTGAGTGGGCTCGGAATGGCTGCCAGTTCATTTACCCAGTCCATCAGCCAGCTCTACGTCACAGCTGGGGTCGTTACAG GTCTCGGTTTCTGCTTCAGCTTCCAGCCGGCTGTGACGATCCTCGGGCACTACTTTGTGCGCCGCCGTGCGTTCGCCAACGCCATGTCGTCCACAGGCACCGCTCTGGGACTGTGCACTCTACCTTTCCTGGGTAACTACCTCCACACAGAGCTGGGCTGGAGGGGCAGCTTCCTGGTTTTGGGGGCCGTCCTGCTGAACTGCTGCGTGTGCGGAGCCGTGATGAGGCCCCTGCAGCCCGCCAAACATCGTGGCCAGCCGCTGATGAACCACGGACCTCTTCCgccagaggaggaaaaagtaaAGAAGCAGAAAGGGCTGCTGAGGACGATATGGAGCTACTTGGTGGCTTCCATGAGCAAACACATGGCCTTTGATCAGTTCTGCAACAACTCTCGTTACTGTGTGTACACTTTAGGCATCACCTGGATGATGCTGGGCTTCGTGGTGCCCCTGGTGTATCTGGTTCCCTACGCCACAGCAAACAACATGGAGCAGAGCCGCGCCGCACTGCTGCTCTCCATCCTGGGGATCGTTAACATCCTGGTGCGCCCGCCCATGGGCATCATCTTTAACATGCCCTGGTTCAAAGGGCGACACATTTACGTTTTCGCCATGGCTCTGCTGGTCAACGGGTTCAGTAACAGTATCTGCTGCATCGGGCCCAGCTTCAAAGTCCTGCTGATTTACGTGATAGTCTACGGGCTGTCCATGAGCGTGGTGGGGTCGCTGATGTTCACCGTCCTCATGGATACCGTGGAGATGAGCCGCTTCCCCTCAGCTCTCGGCCTGCTCGCTATCATGGAGAGCATCACGCTGCTCATCGGGCCTCCACTGGCAG GAGTCCTGGTAGACAGGACGGGCCAGTACTACCACGTTTTTTTCGCCTGCAGTGCCGTCGTTGCCTCCGCTGCCGTGTTCCTCATGGCGTCTTTCTTCTGGCTCGACAAAAGGGACAGGAAGTCGTTAATGCAGGGTCAACCATCAGCACCGCCTGAACCAGCAAGACCCGTCGACATAGTTCCCGGCTGTCAGTACAGCAGCGTGcccacagagggagacaaagacaaGGCCTCGGCTAACGGGGCGGAGTATATCACCAGCCTCTGA